Part of the Streptococcaceae bacterium ESL0687 genome is shown below.
AAGCTTATCTAGGAGGTGAAGCCTAATGTTAGAAGTTAAAGACTTATCTGTCTATTATGGCGTAATCCAGGCTGTAAGTGATGTAAACTTTAAGGTTAATGAAGGAGAAATTGTTTCCTTAATCGGAGCTAACGGGGCAGGAAAAACAACCATCCTTCATACAATTTCTGGTCTTGTCCGTCCTAAAAATGGAATCATAACCTTTGAAGGACAAGAAATTCAAAAGGTTGCCCCGCAAAAAATCGTATCTTCTGGTCTTTGCCAAGTACCAGAAGGGCGTCATGTTTTTCCAGGACTTACCGTTCTTGAGAATCTTGAGATGGGAGCTTACCTTAAAAAAGACCGGGAGGAAAATTCCCGCAACCTTAAAAAAGTATTTTCACGTTTCCCGCGTTTAGAAGAACGTAAAAATCAAGATGCTTCGACCCTTTCGGGTGGGGAGCAGCAGATGCTTGCCATGGGTCGTGCGCTTATGGGAACACCAAAACTTTTACTGCTAGATGAACCATCAATGGGGCTTGCACCTATCTTCATCCAAGAGATTTTTGATATAATTCAAGATATCCAGAAGCAAGGAACAACTGTTCTTTTAATTGAGCAAAATGCCAATAAGGCCTTGGCCATCTCAGACCGAGGTTATGTTTTAGAAACAGGAAAAGTTGTTTTAGCAGGTACTGGTAAAGAACTTTTAGAAAGTGATGAAGTACGTAAGGCTTATCTTGGAGGTTAATCCTTCAAAGGACTTATTAAAAAATTAAAGGAGTAGGAAAAGATGGCAGTTAAGGATTTTATGACAAAAGAGGTTATCAGCGTAAGCCCTGATACTAAGGTTGCAAAAGTTGCTGATTTAATGCGTGAGAAAAATATTCACCGCTTACCAGTACTTGATAATGGTAAGTTAGTTGGTCTTGTAACAGAGGGAACAATTGCTGAGGCAACTCCAAGTAAGGCTACAAGCCTTTCAGTTTATGAGATGAATTACCTTCTTAATAAGACAACAGTCAAATCAATCATGATTAAAAATGTTGTTACGGTTTCCCAATTTGCTTCCCTGGAAGATGCTGTTTACCTAATGCGCGAGAACAATATTGGTGTTCTCCCAGTAGTTGATGGCGGTAAAATTGAAGGTATTATTACTGACAAAGATGTTTTTGATGCCTTTTTACAGGTAGCAGGTTACGGAGAAGCTGGTGTAAGAATTCGTTTAGCCATAAAAAATGAAATCGGAGCCCTTGA
Proteins encoded:
- a CDS encoding ABC transporter ATP-binding protein gives rise to the protein MLEVKDLSVYYGVIQAVSDVNFKVNEGEIVSLIGANGAGKTTILHTISGLVRPKNGIITFEGQEIQKVAPQKIVSSGLCQVPEGRHVFPGLTVLENLEMGAYLKKDREENSRNLKKVFSRFPRLEERKNQDASTLSGGEQQMLAMGRALMGTPKLLLLDEPSMGLAPIFIQEIFDIIQDIQKQGTTVLLIEQNANKALAISDRGYVLETGKVVLAGTGKELLESDEVRKAYLGG
- a CDS encoding CBS domain-containing protein, yielding MAVKDFMTKEVISVSPDTKVAKVADLMREKNIHRLPVLDNGKLVGLVTEGTIAEATPSKATSLSVYEMNYLLNKTTVKSIMIKNVVTVSQFASLEDAVYLMRENNIGVLPVVDGGKIEGIITDKDVFDAFLQVAGYGEAGVRIRLAIKNEIGALEKITDLVAENEYNVMSILQLNNKEEGTTILEILLEGSLKEDEVQSKFEAAGFKVESVEKTEAKAN